In Pseudodesulfovibrio sp. JC047, the following proteins share a genomic window:
- the ilvC gene encoding ketol-acid reductoisomerase: protein MKVYYEKDADLNLLKDKTVAVVGYGSQGHAHAQNLRDSGVNVIVAQRPGGPNYDLAKEHGFEPMSVAEAAKQADMIMILLPDQHQAVVFANEILPYLEEGNVIAFGHGFNVHFQQIVPPKGVDCVMIAPKGPGHLVRRTYTEGGAVPCLAAVANDASGKAMDIALAYAKGIGGTRSGVIETTFKEETETDLFGEQAVLCGGLTALCKAGFDTLVEAGYQPEIAYFECLHELKLIIDLMYEGGMANMRYSISDTAEYGDYVTGPRIITDETREEMRRVLKDIQSGKFARDFILDNQAGQVGLKTMRRIGAEAQVEEVGGRLREMMSWLKK, encoded by the coding sequence ATGAAAGTGTATTACGAGAAAGATGCTGACTTGAATTTGTTGAAAGATAAAACCGTGGCCGTTGTCGGGTACGGTAGCCAGGGCCATGCCCATGCGCAGAACCTTCGCGATTCCGGTGTCAATGTCATCGTCGCTCAGCGTCCCGGTGGTCCCAACTATGATTTGGCCAAGGAACACGGCTTTGAGCCGATGTCCGTTGCCGAAGCCGCCAAGCAGGCTGACATGATCATGATCTTGTTGCCGGATCAACATCAGGCTGTCGTGTTTGCTAATGAGATTCTTCCTTACCTCGAAGAGGGCAACGTCATTGCCTTTGGTCATGGTTTCAATGTGCATTTTCAGCAGATCGTCCCGCCCAAGGGTGTTGACTGCGTCATGATTGCTCCCAAAGGCCCTGGTCATCTCGTGCGTCGGACCTACACCGAGGGTGGTGCTGTTCCGTGTCTGGCCGCTGTGGCAAACGACGCGTCCGGCAAGGCCATGGATATCGCCTTGGCATATGCCAAGGGTATTGGTGGAACGCGTTCTGGTGTTATCGAAACGACTTTCAAGGAAGAGACTGAAACAGATCTTTTCGGTGAACAGGCCGTTTTGTGCGGCGGTTTGACCGCTTTGTGCAAGGCTGGTTTCGACACCTTGGTTGAAGCCGGTTATCAGCCGGAAATCGCGTATTTTGAGTGCCTGCATGAGCTGAAGCTCATCATTGACCTCATGTATGAGGGTGGCATGGCAAATATGCGTTATTCCATTTCTGACACCGCTGAATATGGCGATTACGTGACTGGTCCTCGTATCATCACTGATGAGACCCGTGAGGAAATGCGTCGCGTCTTGAAGGACATTCAGTCTGGCAAGTTCGCCCGTGATTTCATCCTCGACAACCAGGCCGGTCAGGTTGGTTTGAAGACCATGCGTCGTATCGGTGCCGAAGCGCAGGTCGAAGAAGTTGGTGGCCGTCTCCGTGAAATGATGAGCTGGTTGAAAAAATAG
- a CDS encoding twin-arginine translocase TatA/TatE family subunit translates to MIGGFGVWELLIILVIVLVIFGAKKLPEIGGGIGKAISNFKRATSEPDEIDVTPKDDTNEKKKEN, encoded by the coding sequence ATGATCGGCGGATTCGGAGTTTGGGAACTGTTAATAATTCTCGTTATAGTCCTGGTCATCTTTGGTGCCAAAAAATTACCCGAAATTGGTGGTGGCATCGGCAAGGCCATCAGCAATTTCAAACGGGCAACAAGCGAACCTGACGAAATCGACGTCACCCCCAAAGACGATACAAACGAGAAAAAGAAAGAAAATTAA
- a CDS encoding DivIVA domain-containing protein gives MTVSKIDLLNKQFSRGVFGYSRVEVDQFMMELAEVLGEFADVRKDMRKKVKRLEKTLVEYRQRDETLRDTLMSTQKMVDDLKVAATKEAQLILDEARLKADATVQKGHNRLAQIHEEIEGLKKHRTQFEIQLKALLHSHLEMIEADSSERDKVEELESKLKYLKKVD, from the coding sequence ATGACAGTGTCCAAGATCGATTTGCTGAATAAGCAATTTTCACGCGGGGTCTTTGGGTATTCCCGTGTGGAAGTGGATCAATTCATGATGGAATTGGCCGAAGTGCTTGGCGAATTTGCTGATGTTCGCAAAGACATGCGCAAGAAGGTCAAGCGGTTGGAAAAGACGCTGGTCGAGTACCGTCAACGCGACGAGACCTTGCGGGATACGCTCATGAGCACGCAAAAAATGGTGGATGATCTCAAGGTCGCGGCCACCAAGGAAGCGCAGTTGATACTCGATGAGGCCCGTCTCAAGGCCGATGCCACTGTTCAGAAGGGCCACAATCGTTTGGCCCAGATTCACGAAGAAATTGAAGGCTTGAAAAAGCATCGGACGCAGTTCGAGATTCAGCTCAAGGCGCTTCTGCATTCTCATCTCGAAATGATTGAGGCGGATAGCTCCGAGCGGGATAAGGTTGAAGAACTTGAGTCCAAGTTGAAATATTTAAAGAAAGTTGATTGA
- the miaA gene encoding tRNA (adenosine(37)-N6)-dimethylallyltransferase MiaA, with protein sequence MSRKPPIVCLLGPTGTGKTAAAIAVSKRVAASVINFDSRQVYRDFPRITAQPDVEEQAVCPHLLYGFLDTEDKMTAARFVAMAVEQIEAVREQGRLPILVGGTGLYLRSLLSGIAPIPEIPAQVRQQVLDRIAVEGPQVLHAELKLTDPDYAAKIHPNDTQRNARAAEVYLSTGRTMTWWHTESEYAPAPYDALKIGMKVDLNELTPRLAERIGEMVEQGAVDEAKAALVRCSNPDAPGWTGIGCAELFAFLQKEFSLEQARDAWIKNTRAYAKRQITWFKKESDIIWFAPGQNEAIADCVEQWLAGFDD encoded by the coding sequence ATGAGCAGAAAACCTCCCATAGTATGTTTGCTGGGGCCGACCGGAACCGGCAAGACCGCAGCCGCTATCGCTGTTTCCAAACGGGTGGCAGCCTCTGTCATCAACTTTGATTCCAGACAGGTCTACCGGGATTTCCCCCGTATTACTGCGCAGCCGGACGTTGAGGAGCAGGCCGTGTGTCCGCATCTCTTGTACGGTTTCTTGGATACCGAAGATAAAATGACTGCTGCCCGATTTGTTGCCATGGCGGTGGAGCAAATCGAAGCGGTCCGAGAGCAGGGGCGTTTACCCATTCTTGTCGGCGGGACCGGATTGTATTTGCGGTCCCTGCTTTCAGGGATTGCACCCATCCCTGAAATTCCTGCACAGGTCCGGCAGCAGGTTCTTGATCGAATTGCGGTCGAAGGACCACAGGTGCTTCATGCGGAATTGAAGCTGACCGATCCTGACTATGCCGCCAAAATTCATCCGAATGATACCCAGCGCAACGCCCGGGCCGCGGAAGTATATCTGTCCACAGGTCGGACCATGACATGGTGGCATACGGAAAGCGAATACGCTCCGGCTCCGTATGACGCTTTGAAAATCGGTATGAAAGTGGATTTGAATGAATTGACTCCGCGTTTGGCCGAACGGATCGGCGAGATGGTGGAGCAGGGAGCTGTGGACGAGGCCAAGGCGGCCTTGGTGCGGTGTTCCAATCCGGATGCGCCGGGGTGGACCGGCATTGGGTGCGCTGAATTGTTCGCCTTTTTGCAAAAAGAATTCTCGCTTGAGCAGGCCAGGGATGCGTGGATAAAGAATACCCGGGCCTATGCGAAGCGGCAAATCACCTGGTTCAAGAAGGAATCAGATATTATCTGGTTTGCTCCCGGGCAAAATGAAGCAATTGCCGATTGTGTGGAGCAGTGGCTGGCTGGTTTCGACGATTAA
- the ilvB gene encoding biosynthetic-type acetolactate synthase large subunit yields MKLTGAQILLKCLEMEGVDVMFGFPGGAVIDIFDEIPKSSVEHILVRHEQGAIHAADGYARATGHVGVCLVTSGPGATNTVTGIATAYADSIPVVIFTGQVPRALIGNDAFQEVDIVGITRPCTKHNYLVQDIEDLASTVKQAFYLARSGRPGPVLVDLPKDIQQQLAEFHYPEDVSMRSYKPTKKPHVGQIRKVVKLLKNAKRPLIYSGGGVITSGGHDELTWLGQTLNIPVTSTLMGLGAFPGDDDLFLGMLGMHGTYAANMAVNNCDLLLAVGARFDDRVTGKVDTFAPNATIVHVDVDPTSIQKNVSVHVPLVADCKSALAALQKETEVSLGDFDWKASYGDWVSKVQGWAAEHPLTYNDDETSIKPQYVVEKIYEITEGDAIIATEVGQNQMWAAQFYKYKKPNTLLTSGGLGTMGYGFPAALGAQRAFPDKLVIDVAGDGSIQMCIQEMMTAVCNKLPVKIIILNNGYLGMVRQWQELFYEKNYCSTCMDAQPDFVKLAEAYGAAGFRVTEKKDVESTLREAFKVDKPVIVDIRVEREENVYPMVPAGASLTEMLLV; encoded by the coding sequence ATGAAATTAACCGGGGCCCAGATCCTTCTCAAGTGTCTGGAAATGGAAGGTGTTGATGTCATGTTCGGTTTCCCGGGGGGAGCCGTTATCGACATTTTTGACGAAATCCCCAAGTCGTCTGTCGAGCATATTCTAGTACGCCACGAACAGGGTGCTATTCATGCGGCAGACGGCTACGCCAGGGCTACTGGACACGTCGGGGTTTGTCTCGTCACTTCCGGCCCCGGTGCGACCAATACTGTCACCGGTATTGCCACGGCCTATGCCGATTCGATTCCGGTGGTTATTTTTACAGGCCAGGTACCCCGCGCACTGATTGGAAACGACGCGTTCCAGGAAGTGGACATCGTGGGGATCACCCGGCCCTGTACCAAGCACAATTATCTTGTGCAGGATATTGAAGATCTGGCTTCGACGGTCAAACAGGCCTTTTATCTGGCCCGTTCTGGTCGGCCCGGTCCGGTCTTGGTGGATTTGCCCAAGGATATTCAGCAGCAGCTCGCCGAGTTTCATTATCCGGAAGACGTGTCGATGCGGAGTTATAAACCGACGAAAAAACCGCATGTTGGCCAGATTCGCAAGGTGGTCAAGCTGCTCAAGAATGCCAAACGTCCGTTGATTTATTCCGGCGGTGGTGTGATTACGTCCGGGGGGCACGATGAATTGACTTGGCTTGGTCAGACTCTCAATATCCCGGTGACATCGACCTTGATGGGGCTGGGCGCGTTTCCCGGTGATGACGATTTGTTTCTCGGGATGCTTGGGATGCATGGCACCTATGCTGCGAATATGGCTGTGAATAATTGTGATTTGCTGTTGGCGGTGGGAGCGCGGTTTGATGACCGTGTGACTGGTAAGGTCGATACCTTTGCCCCCAATGCCACGATTGTTCATGTCGATGTTGATCCGACATCCATTCAGAAAAATGTTTCGGTGCATGTACCGTTGGTCGCGGATTGCAAGTCCGCCTTGGCCGCGCTCCAGAAAGAGACTGAAGTCTCTTTGGGAGATTTTGACTGGAAAGCCAGTTATGGCGATTGGGTTTCAAAGGTTCAGGGATGGGCTGCAGAGCATCCTTTGACCTACAATGATGATGAAACTTCGATCAAGCCACAGTATGTTGTCGAAAAAATTTATGAAATAACCGAAGGTGATGCGATTATCGCCACTGAGGTCGGGCAAAATCAGATGTGGGCTGCCCAGTTCTACAAATACAAAAAACCGAACACGTTGCTGACTTCTGGCGGATTGGGGACCATGGGGTATGGTTTCCCTGCGGCCTTGGGTGCGCAGCGTGCATTCCCTGACAAGTTGGTCATTGATGTGGCCGGAGATGGGTCCATTCAAATGTGTATTCAGGAAATGATGACCGCGGTCTGCAATAAGTTGCCCGTGAAGATCATCATCCTGAACAACGGCTATCTCGGCATGGTCCGGCAGTGGCAGGAGCTTTTCTATGAAAAGAACTACTGTTCCACCTGTATGGATGCCCAGCCCGATTTCGTGAAGCTGGCCGAGGCCTATGGTGCCGCCGGATTTCGTGTGACCGAGAAGAAGGACGTTGAATCAACCCTTCGAGAGGCCTTCAAAGTGGACAAGCCCGTTATTGTGGATATCCGCGTTGAGAGAGAAGAAAACGTGTATCCCATGGTCCCGGCCGGTGCTTCACTGACCGAGATGTTGTTGGTTTAG
- a CDS encoding MBL fold metallo-hydrolase, whose product MKITFMGAARTVSGSCYILECGNTRFAVDCGLHQGNKEIEKRNWNLENYDGKNLDFILITHAHIDHTGLLPALVSKGFKNPIYCTAPTRDLLEIMLLDSAHIQEMEAEWTNRKRLRTGGQPVRPLYAIPDAEKTIPLFATVKYSETFEPAPGIKVTYMNAGHILGSAFIEIEYEQDGKKTKAVFSGDLGRPEQLIVEDPSDVDCADYLFLESTYGNRNHKDEEGSLEELGEAIAYSYKHGEKVVIPAFAVERSQQIIYSLFLLRKQGKLPDDMPVYLDSPLAIRATEIFRKHPEFFDNETQELIKNGENPLDLPNLKFTESREQSQAINETRGPAVVISASGMANAGRIKHHLRHNLWRSGASVVFVGWQGVGTPGRKIVGGAKKIRIFGEEVAINAKVFTINGFSGHAGQDELMNWLGTMQGKPMKVILVHGEAEVQKEFGALITEKFGFEVHIPEYMEEIELEPGREFQPVVDMAVARPRVDWSFLLADSEKLYEELRERVKGVEDRPWVDQAELRDKLLDINRHIVELVSEM is encoded by the coding sequence ATGAAAATTACTTTCATGGGCGCGGCTCGAACCGTCAGTGGCTCCTGCTATATTCTTGAATGTGGGAACACGCGGTTTGCTGTTGATTGCGGTTTGCATCAGGGCAATAAGGAAATTGAAAAGCGGAACTGGAATCTTGAGAATTATGATGGGAAAAATTTGGATTTTATCCTGATAACCCATGCGCATATTGATCATACCGGACTCCTTCCGGCTCTTGTCTCCAAAGGATTCAAGAATCCCATCTATTGCACGGCACCAACTCGGGATTTGTTGGAGATCATGTTGCTCGACAGTGCGCACATTCAGGAGATGGAAGCGGAATGGACCAACCGCAAGCGGTTGCGGACCGGTGGGCAGCCGGTACGGCCATTGTATGCCATTCCAGATGCCGAGAAGACCATCCCGCTGTTCGCGACCGTTAAGTATTCGGAGACATTTGAACCCGCGCCAGGAATCAAGGTCACCTATATGAATGCCGGGCATATCTTGGGGTCGGCCTTTATTGAAATCGAATATGAGCAGGACGGCAAGAAGACCAAGGCGGTTTTTTCGGGCGACCTGGGCCGACCTGAACAGTTGATTGTCGAGGACCCCAGCGATGTGGATTGCGCAGACTACCTGTTTCTCGAATCGACCTACGGGAATCGAAATCACAAGGATGAAGAAGGAAGTCTGGAAGAACTGGGCGAGGCCATTGCCTATAGCTACAAGCACGGAGAAAAGGTTGTTATTCCGGCGTTTGCCGTGGAACGGTCCCAACAGATTATTTACAGCTTGTTTTTGTTGAGAAAACAGGGAAAACTGCCCGACGACATGCCCGTGTATCTGGATAGCCCGTTGGCAATCCGTGCGACGGAAATTTTCAGGAAGCACCCTGAGTTTTTTGACAATGAAACACAAGAGCTTATCAAGAATGGGGAGAATCCTCTGGATCTTCCCAATCTGAAATTTACCGAGAGTCGGGAACAATCGCAGGCTATTAATGAGACGCGAGGTCCGGCAGTCGTGATATCCGCCAGCGGCATGGCGAATGCCGGACGTATCAAGCACCATTTGCGGCATAATTTATGGCGTTCTGGTGCCAGTGTGGTCTTTGTCGGATGGCAGGGCGTTGGAACACCCGGGCGAAAGATCGTTGGCGGTGCGAAAAAGATTCGGATTTTTGGTGAAGAAGTGGCGATTAACGCCAAGGTGTTTACCATCAATGGATTTTCCGGCCATGCCGGACAGGATGAGCTGATGAATTGGCTGGGGACGATGCAGGGGAAACCGATGAAGGTCATTCTCGTGCACGGCGAAGCCGAGGTCCAGAAGGAATTTGGTGCACTTATTACCGAGAAATTTGGTTTTGAAGTGCATATTCCTGAATATATGGAAGAAATTGAATTGGAACCCGGGCGGGAATTTCAGCCTGTGGTGGATATGGCCGTTGCCCGCCCCCGGGTGGATTGGAGTTTCCTGTTGGCGGATTCCGAAAAACTGTACGAGGAGTTGCGGGAACGGGTGAAAGGTGTCGAGGACCGGCCATGGGTCGATCAGGCGGAATTACGAGACAAACTGCTTGATATTAATCGTCATATTGTTGAACTTGTCTCGGAAATGTAA
- a CDS encoding YggT family protein produces the protein MGSLVQATAYVTDTVLTIYFWIVIVSALLSWVNPDPYNPIVRFLRGVTEPVFYKIRRWLPFAVVGGFDLSPIVVILAIQVCKIVVVGNLSRLAYSMSTGVPM, from the coding sequence ATGGGCTCACTCGTCCAAGCGACGGCGTATGTCACTGATACAGTCCTTACAATATACTTCTGGATCGTTATTGTTTCTGCTCTTCTTTCTTGGGTCAATCCTGATCCGTACAATCCCATCGTTCGGTTTTTACGTGGCGTGACAGAGCCGGTCTTTTATAAGATCCGTCGCTGGCTGCCTTTTGCCGTTGTCGGTGGGTTTGATCTTTCACCTATCGTGGTCATTCTTGCCATCCAGGTGTGCAAGATCGTCGTGGTCGGAAATCTGTCTCGTCTCGCGTACTCCATGAGTACCGGCGTTCCCATGTAG
- the sixA gene encoding phosphohistidine phosphatase SixA — protein MRIHLMQHGVCLSKELDKHQPLSPVGREQIEKSARAAQVLGLGFELIVTSPKTRTLETARIMAEYTGYPPSRIQVTDVVTAMTPAQKTLDYIRDYNGLESILIVGHLPSLGALASHILTTRTPVDIAIENGGLMQLEMDMTHQCGTLNWYLTPVQLGVIGES, from the coding sequence ATGCGAATCCATTTAATGCAACACGGTGTCTGTCTGTCAAAAGAACTTGACAAACATCAGCCATTAAGTCCTGTGGGACGGGAACAAATCGAAAAATCAGCCCGAGCCGCACAGGTCCTCGGCCTGGGATTTGAACTGATCGTAACCAGCCCCAAAACCCGCACCTTGGAAACGGCCAGAATCATGGCGGAATACACGGGATATCCCCCGTCAAGAATTCAGGTGACCGACGTTGTCACGGCCATGACACCTGCACAAAAGACACTCGACTACATCCGCGATTACAACGGGTTGGAATCAATACTCATTGTAGGGCATCTTCCCTCACTCGGAGCCTTGGCGTCCCACATTCTGACGACACGAACTCCAGTAGATATCGCCATCGAGAATGGCGGTCTCATGCAACTTGAGATGGACATGACCCACCAATGCGGAACATTGAACTGGTATTTGACCCCCGTACAATTGGGTGTCATCGGAGAAAGTTAA
- the ilvN gene encoding acetolactate synthase small subunit: MSKHTLSVMVENEPGVLSRVAGLFSGRGFNIYSLNVAPTLEKGVSLMTIVAEGDEAIVEQIVKQLRKLIPTVKVKDLTQLSSVDREMVLLKVNAEDSKRAEILRIVDIFRCKVVDVSVDELIIEVTGDQGKIGALINLLTRFGIKEIARTGNVAMKRSMQIDL; the protein is encoded by the coding sequence ATGAGTAAGCATACTCTTTCAGTTATGGTTGAAAACGAGCCGGGTGTCTTGTCTCGTGTGGCCGGATTGTTTTCCGGGCGTGGTTTCAACATTTATTCTTTGAACGTGGCCCCGACCTTGGAGAAGGGCGTTTCTCTCATGACAATTGTCGCCGAGGGTGACGAGGCCATTGTTGAACAGATTGTCAAGCAGCTTCGAAAGCTTATTCCTACCGTTAAAGTCAAGGATTTGACTCAGTTGAGCTCAGTGGACCGGGAAATGGTCTTGCTCAAGGTCAATGCCGAGGATTCAAAACGCGCGGAGATACTACGAATTGTTGACATCTTCCGGTGCAAGGTTGTAGACGTCAGCGTCGATGAATTGATTATCGAGGTGACGGGCGACCAGGGCAAGATTGGTGCACTAATCAATTTGCTCACCCGTTTCGGTATCAAGGAAATAGCTCGTACTGGCAATGTCGCCATGAAGCGTTCCATGCAGATCGATTTATAA
- a CDS encoding DUF167 domain-containing protein encodes MGVPSRPECVRWYKDCWHIAVWVQPGARKSQLAGEYQGCVKIRLNAPAVDNKANKSLVRYVAELLKVKKSQVAIVSGHTNRKKLLALSSTGEPDWSNLFPDSSPR; translated from the coding sequence ATGGGAGTTCCTTCCAGACCTGAATGTGTTCGTTGGTATAAAGATTGTTGGCACATTGCCGTATGGGTTCAACCTGGTGCTCGAAAAAGCCAGCTGGCTGGAGAATATCAGGGGTGCGTCAAGATTCGTTTGAACGCTCCGGCAGTCGATAACAAGGCGAATAAAAGTCTTGTCCGATATGTTGCCGAGCTATTGAAAGTGAAAAAAAGTCAGGTGGCAATTGTTTCCGGGCACACCAACCGGAAAAAGCTTCTGGCATTAAGTTCGACGGGGGAGCCGGATTGGAGCAATCTTTTTCCTGACTCCTCACCGCGATAA
- a CDS encoding DUF465 domain-containing protein — MEAKDLELIEMHGAEDAQLKALWEQHATYGKMLAKLESKSYLSATETQEMKELKKKKLAGKTQLQNMLDKYRQSEA; from the coding sequence ATGGAAGCCAAAGACCTTGAATTGATTGAGATGCACGGGGCCGAAGACGCGCAGTTGAAGGCTCTGTGGGAACAGCATGCAACATATGGAAAAATGTTGGCTAAGCTTGAGTCCAAGTCCTACCTTTCCGCTACAGAAACACAGGAAATGAAAGAGCTGAAAAAGAAAAAGCTCGCTGGCAAGACGCAGTTGCAAAATATGCTCGACAAATATCGTCAATCGGAGGCGTAA
- the rsmD gene encoding 16S rRNA (guanine(966)-N(2))-methyltransferase RsmD → MRIVGGKYKGRRLKTCEGPGYRPATMKVRESIFSMLMARGVDFATVRVIDMFAGSGSLGVECLSRGATTAWFIEKSSKAAGLIRKNLADLGVARESARVVSKDLFGVLSQKPEIPFDLVFIDPPYGKDLLVPALEKALQKGWIAPGALVLAEVETAVKAPTEGPIAEMDVLTDREYGQTRIFLWRN, encoded by the coding sequence ATGAGAATTGTTGGCGGAAAATACAAGGGACGCAGGCTCAAAACCTGCGAAGGGCCGGGCTATCGACCGGCCACCATGAAAGTGCGTGAATCCATTTTTTCCATGCTGATGGCGCGGGGTGTGGATTTTGCGACAGTTCGTGTCATTGACATGTTTGCAGGCTCAGGCAGTCTGGGGGTTGAATGCCTGAGTCGAGGTGCGACAACAGCCTGGTTTATTGAGAAAAGTTCAAAGGCCGCTGGGTTGATACGAAAGAATCTGGCTGACTTGGGAGTTGCGAGAGAAAGCGCAAGGGTGGTCAGTAAGGACCTTTTTGGTGTATTGTCCCAGAAACCGGAAATACCTTTTGATCTGGTTTTTATTGACCCGCCCTATGGAAAAGACTTATTGGTCCCGGCTTTGGAAAAGGCGTTACAGAAAGGGTGGATCGCACCCGGCGCGCTGGTCCTTGCCGAAGTGGAAACAGCTGTGAAAGCTCCAACAGAAGGGCCGATTGCGGAAATGGATGTATTAACAGATCGTGAATACGGTCAAACCAGGATATTTTTATGGCGGAATTAG
- the pgsA gene encoding CDP-diacylglycerol--glycerol-3-phosphate 3-phosphatidyltransferase, which translates to MSRDAIWTIPNILTIIRILLTPAFVMAYISENFNFAWILFAIAGLTDALDGFLARIWNQRSQLGAMLDPLADKVLLVTSFICLALKGWIPDWFAVLVVSRDVIIVGGLAVLHFWGIEVRSRIHPIWISKITTAAQIFLVIFVMIQRSFGLDFPSIQALMVWTTALLTIISGIAYVRRGFELFSEGTNG; encoded by the coding sequence GTGTCTCGTGATGCCATTTGGACGATTCCCAATATCCTGACAATCATTCGGATTCTTTTGACTCCGGCATTTGTCATGGCGTATATTTCCGAAAATTTCAATTTTGCCTGGATACTCTTTGCCATTGCCGGGTTGACTGATGCGCTGGATGGCTTTTTGGCGCGGATATGGAACCAGCGGTCGCAGCTCGGTGCCATGCTCGATCCGCTGGCCGACAAAGTCCTGCTCGTGACCTCTTTTATTTGTCTTGCCCTCAAGGGGTGGATTCCTGATTGGTTTGCCGTACTGGTTGTCAGTCGTGATGTCATTATTGTTGGCGGGTTGGCCGTGCTTCATTTCTGGGGAATCGAAGTTCGAAGTCGGATTCATCCTATCTGGATCAGCAAAATCACCACCGCCGCCCAGATCTTTTTGGTTATTTTTGTCATGATCCAACGCTCTTTCGGCTTGGATTTCCCTTCCATTCAAGCTTTGATGGTTTGGACCACCGCTCTTTTGACCATTATTTCTGGAATAGCCTACGTCCGTCGTGGTTTTGAACTGTTTTCTGAGGGAACTAACGGATAA
- the coaD gene encoding pantetheine-phosphate adenylyltransferase, with protein sequence MAELDPRLAVYPGTFDPLTMGHVSLTRRGLKVFDTVILAVAQSTPKKTLFSIEERVELAKEVFRDEPNVIVEPFDCLLIDYVQDKGAEAIMRGLRAVSDFEYEFQMALMNRKLVPEIETVFMMTDFKWMYLSSTIVKEVAEYGGDVCGLVPGPVVKALNIKYGFSYGCGGNKKKGK encoded by the coding sequence ATGGCGGAATTAGACCCTCGTCTGGCAGTGTACCCCGGAACATTCGATCCCTTGACCATGGGACATGTGAGCTTGACTCGGCGTGGCCTGAAAGTTTTTGATACGGTTATTTTGGCTGTTGCACAAAGTACCCCCAAAAAAACGTTATTTTCCATTGAGGAACGTGTTGAATTGGCGAAAGAGGTTTTTCGCGATGAACCCAATGTCATTGTCGAACCATTCGATTGCCTGTTGATCGATTATGTTCAGGACAAGGGCGCGGAAGCGATCATGCGTGGTCTGCGTGCGGTTTCCGATTTTGAATATGAATTTCAGATGGCGCTCATGAACCGAAAATTGGTACCCGAGATTGAAACCGTTTTCATGATGACCGATTTCAAGTGGATGTACCTGAGTTCCACGATCGTGAAGGAAGTCGCTGAATACGGTGGAGATGTGTGTGGACTGGTCCCTGGTCCCGTCGTGAAGGCTCTGAATATCAAGTACGGCTTTTCCTATGGGTGCGGTGGCAACAAGAAGAAAGGGAAATGA
- a CDS encoding HAD hydrolase-like protein has translation MAVATLAVNPELLGGLKTVIFDCDGVLIQSYEANMQYYGMIREKLGLPPLTDSEKYYVHSRTHREAVEHIVPADRFDEAWELVRDYDSSTLHQYLKRSEGVREFLCWLRDAGFGLAVNTSRGDTMDGILTLMDLQGFFHPVMTSDKVAVPKPHPEGVLTILREHDVQPHEVAYIGDSIVDQKTAEASGVRFWAYRDANLTADVHIDDFGMIKAAMESVYKG, from the coding sequence ATGGCAGTTGCCACTTTGGCTGTGAACCCGGAATTGCTCGGGGGACTCAAGACCGTTATTTTTGACTGTGATGGTGTGCTTATTCAGTCCTATGAAGCCAATATGCAGTATTATGGAATGATCCGGGAGAAACTCGGCTTGCCTCCGCTGACGGATTCGGAAAAATATTATGTTCATTCGCGAACGCACAGGGAAGCGGTGGAACATATCGTACCTGCCGATCGTTTTGACGAGGCGTGGGAACTGGTTCGGGATTACGATTCATCAACACTGCATCAATATCTCAAGCGATCTGAAGGCGTTCGTGAATTCCTGTGTTGGTTGCGAGATGCCGGTTTTGGGCTGGCAGTCAATACCAGTCGAGGGGATACCATGGATGGTATTTTGACATTGATGGATCTTCAAGGCTTTTTTCATCCGGTGATGACGTCGGACAAGGTCGCGGTTCCGAAACCGCATCCCGAAGGCGTTTTGACGATTTTACGGGAACACGATGTGCAACCACATGAAGTTGCATATATTGGTGATTCCATTGTTGATCAAAAGACAGCGGAGGCGTCCGGTGTCCGTTTTTGGGCCTATAGGGACGCCAATCTGACCGCTGACGTCCACATTGATGATTTTGGAATGATCAAGGCGGCTATGGAAAGCGTGTACAAAGGATGA